One Maribacter cobaltidurans genomic window carries:
- a CDS encoding TonB-dependent receptor, with the protein MIKKLLVAWLFISLCTQASGQETYKIHGLVIDAANMSPIEGANIIGNPFFAISSENGKFTIENIPQGNYDFKVSHVAYTSQTVTVEVFKNLDGVVIQLQPTVTNLDEVELLGKSEKRKAQELSTITVGVTKEFLESNRENSLMQTLRKIPGVSTLTIGSGQSKPVIRGLGFNRVSVVQNGIKHEAQQWGNDHGLEIDQYGIEDIQIIKGPASLLYGSDAIAGVVDIQPPKIPEPNAFGGEVNLLGETNNDLLGLSAGIQGRLQNWFYRGRLTYRDYGDYKVPTDQINYESYIFELHENHLRNTAGSEANAGFSIGYVKDHVKSETFISNVNAKNGFFANAHGLEVRTSTIDYDSSDRDVDLPYHKVNHFKATNNTTFYIGNHTLDFDLGYQNNQREERSEPVPHGYMPTPPNSRERIFTKNTYSLNAKDTYSPHEKHDLSFGINTELQNNNIGGWGFLIPEYNRYSAGAFVYDHFKIQENLHLQSGIRYDVGLMRTKAYFDWFRSPVNNRDGTTSYVYLQRAQDRDIYFGNFSGSIGMSYLTKNTTCKINLGKSFRMPLANELASDGVNYHMYRFERGNLDLDAEQSYQLDLDIDYTTERFNAGISPFLNYFGNFIYLNPTANYYETLQIYEYTQSEVLRYGGEVWAGMDITTALRLDASVEYIYARQTSGPKKDFTIPFTPPLSTLFSASYRFKDFLFFQAPLIMVDFRVTAAQNNIVPPEVKTEGYQALNLSANTKIQLFEQGSPAQLRIKLNNVLNTKFYDHTSFYRLIDVPEPGRNLSVSLTIPF; encoded by the coding sequence ATGATAAAGAAATTGCTCGTTGCATGGCTGTTCATCAGTCTATGTACACAGGCATCCGGACAAGAAACCTATAAAATCCATGGACTTGTGATAGATGCAGCCAACATGTCTCCTATAGAAGGTGCCAATATTATTGGTAATCCTTTCTTTGCCATTTCAAGTGAAAACGGCAAATTCACCATAGAAAATATCCCACAAGGCAACTATGATTTTAAGGTAAGTCATGTGGCGTACACCTCCCAGACCGTTACCGTTGAAGTATTCAAAAATTTGGATGGTGTGGTCATTCAACTTCAACCCACTGTTACCAATCTTGATGAGGTGGAACTGTTGGGTAAGTCCGAAAAAAGAAAAGCACAGGAACTATCCACTATAACCGTAGGGGTTACTAAAGAGTTTTTGGAAAGCAATAGAGAAAACAGCCTAATGCAGACCTTGCGGAAAATTCCCGGGGTGAGCACCCTGACCATTGGTTCCGGTCAATCCAAGCCCGTTATTCGGGGACTTGGTTTTAATAGGGTCAGTGTTGTGCAAAATGGTATTAAACACGAAGCACAGCAATGGGGCAACGACCATGGTCTGGAAATTGATCAATATGGAATTGAAGATATCCAAATCATAAAAGGCCCGGCGTCTCTATTGTACGGTTCCGATGCCATAGCAGGTGTAGTGGACATCCAACCTCCAAAAATCCCCGAACCCAATGCTTTTGGTGGGGAGGTAAATTTATTGGGAGAAACCAATAATGATTTATTGGGTCTTTCAGCTGGAATCCAAGGAAGATTACAAAATTGGTTTTATCGTGGTCGTTTGACCTATAGGGATTATGGTGATTACAAAGTACCAACAGACCAAATCAATTATGAAAGCTACATTTTTGAGCTTCATGAAAATCATCTCAGAAACACAGCGGGTTCCGAGGCAAATGCAGGCTTTAGTATTGGGTATGTAAAAGACCATGTCAAATCAGAAACATTTATCAGTAATGTAAATGCGAAGAATGGCTTTTTTGCCAATGCCCATGGATTGGAGGTGCGGACCTCAACCATTGACTATGACAGCTCTGACAGGGACGTTGATTTACCTTATCACAAAGTCAATCACTTTAAGGCCACCAATAATACCACATTTTATATAGGTAATCATACCTTGGATTTTGATTTGGGCTACCAGAACAACCAAAGGGAAGAACGTTCAGAACCCGTGCCCCATGGCTATATGCCCACCCCCCCCAACAGCAGGGAGCGGATTTTTACCAAAAACACCTACTCCCTCAATGCAAAGGATACCTATTCTCCCCATGAAAAACATGACTTGTCTTTTGGTATAAACACCGAATTACAGAACAACAATATCGGCGGATGGGGTTTCCTTATTCCAGAATACAATAGGTATTCTGCCGGTGCTTTTGTATACGACCATTTTAAAATTCAGGAAAACCTACATCTTCAATCAGGAATTCGTTACGATGTGGGCCTTATGCGAACCAAGGCATACTTTGATTGGTTCCGGTCTCCAGTCAACAATAGGGATGGCACCACTTCTTACGTATACCTGCAACGCGCACAGGATAGGGACATTTACTTTGGAAACTTTAGTGGTTCCATAGGGATGAGCTACCTCACCAAAAACACCACTTGCAAAATAAACCTTGGAAAAAGTTTTAGGATGCCATTGGCCAATGAGCTGGCCTCGGATGGGGTAAACTACCACATGTACCGCTTTGAAAGAGGCAATTTGGACCTAGATGCAGAACAATCCTATCAATTGGATCTGGATATTGACTACACCACCGAACGGTTCAATGCAGGTATTAGCCCTTTTTTGAATTACTTCGGGAATTTTATCTACCTGAACCCTACTGCCAACTACTACGAAACCTTACAAATATACGAGTACACCCAAAGCGAAGTCCTCAGATATGGTGGTGAGGTATGGGCCGGTATGGATATTACGACCGCCCTAAGATTGGATGCTTCGGTAGAATATATTTATGCCAGACAGACCAGTGGCCCCAAAAAGGACTTTACCATTCCGTTCACCCCGCCCTTGTCCACCTTATTTTCAGCGAGCTACCGTTTCAAGGATTTTCTCTTTTTCCAAGCACCACTGATCATGGTTGACTTTAGGGTTACCGCTGCCCAAAACAATATTGTTCCCCCAGAGGTAAAAACGGAAGGCTACCAAGCCCTCAATCTATCAGCAAATACCAAAATACAACTCTTTGAACAAGGGAGTCCGGCGCAGTTACGTATCAAATTGAACAATGTGCTCAACACGAAATTTTATGATCACACCAGTTTTTATAGGCTTATCGATGTTCCAGAACCTGGCAGGAACCTATCGGTCTCCTTAACGATACCTTTTTAA
- a CDS encoding sensor histidine kinase: MNKRKLLVLDPTFKNIKKVVFVSLLFFSLIAITFTGYLEFLIDKKSKDTERVRLIAIQSALNQRISDSLNLNSKITPEIVNDVEIMTRMHFQLLNGDESLGLAKIEDYGLISILKSISPNQQQIYNLVNRKEVDVLNENLINEYNKNQEAYQKGLNKIIATQISNSSLPFLGLRRLIFFLGILFIAIIFLNYRVFIRPVIKNVRILSEEKEQQSARISSILENTKNAIWSVDLELKLVTFNSVFAQVVTKHSGEEPIIDRKVLGLTPFDCEPFYKKAFEGEIFSTDFKLECEGKTTYHELSFHPIYDRNRLVIGCSVYQMEVTQRVEALQELTLSEFYLKEAQEISNMGNWNWNIVNGKVEWSEQFFRLCGKNPLTYEPDFEDFFSMIHPDDRESVRETLQGDLESKRLHNATYRIVRNDGEVRYLYTRGKFFYDENGKPHRMAGTTQDITAMEMAKTKILKQNYELQNFVYVVSHMLRAPVSTLKALTGLYNSSENDYLSNEELVRLIDKTVFTLDDTLIDLNETLSLKHVSKEQFEEVDLHEIMNNIELLLANDIESSKVQISRDFSEVQKILGIKPYLTNIFFNLIQNAIHYKSMHRILQVRVISNCSPNGVVSISVSDNGIGMSLNDSKRKKIFDMYGRLSGSSKGKGMGLYLVKTQVEAMEGYIEVESNPNSGSVFTVVMNENERVNWMSQVN; encoded by the coding sequence ATGAACAAAAGAAAATTGTTAGTCTTGGATCCTACCTTTAAAAATATTAAAAAGGTAGTTTTTGTAAGTCTCTTATTTTTCTCCTTGATTGCAATTACGTTCACAGGTTATCTTGAATTTTTGATTGACAAAAAGAGTAAAGACACTGAAAGGGTTAGATTAATTGCTATTCAAAGTGCCTTGAATCAAAGAATTTCAGACAGCTTAAACCTGAATTCCAAAATAACTCCTGAAATTGTAAATGACGTCGAAATAATGACACGAATGCATTTTCAATTATTAAATGGAGACGAATCGCTTGGCTTAGCTAAAATTGAAGATTACGGTTTAATTAGCATATTAAAAAGCATATCCCCTAACCAACAGCAAATTTATAATTTGGTGAATAGGAAGGAAGTTGATGTATTGAATGAAAATCTGATTAATGAATACAATAAAAACCAAGAGGCTTATCAAAAAGGGCTAAATAAAATAATTGCTACCCAAATCTCGAATTCCAGTCTACCTTTTTTAGGTTTAAGAAGACTTATCTTTTTTTTGGGAATATTATTTATAGCCATCATTTTCTTAAACTATAGGGTGTTCATACGCCCCGTAATAAAAAATGTTCGAATTCTTAGTGAGGAAAAGGAACAACAGTCGGCACGTATAAGTTCAATTTTGGAAAACACCAAGAATGCAATTTGGTCTGTAGATTTAGAACTAAAGCTGGTAACCTTCAATTCGGTCTTCGCTCAGGTTGTGACCAAGCATAGCGGAGAGGAGCCAATAATCGATAGAAAGGTACTGGGTTTGACTCCGTTTGATTGTGAGCCATTCTATAAAAAAGCATTTGAAGGTGAAATTTTCAGTACAGACTTTAAATTGGAGTGTGAGGGAAAGACAACATATCATGAGCTTTCTTTTCATCCCATTTATGATAGAAATAGGCTGGTAATCGGATGCAGTGTTTATCAAATGGAGGTTACTCAGCGAGTCGAAGCTCTTCAAGAATTAACTTTAAGCGAATTTTATTTAAAAGAGGCCCAGGAAATTTCAAATATGGGAAATTGGAATTGGAATATTGTAAATGGCAAAGTAGAATGGTCCGAACAATTTTTTAGACTTTGTGGTAAAAACCCTTTAACCTACGAACCTGACTTTGAAGATTTCTTCTCAATGATTCATCCTGACGATCGAGAATCCGTAAGGGAAACTCTCCAAGGAGATTTAGAAAGTAAAAGGCTGCATAATGCGACATATAGAATTGTAAGGAATGATGGGGAGGTACGCTATTTGTACACACGGGGAAAATTTTTTTATGATGAAAATGGTAAGCCTCATAGAATGGCCGGAACCACACAGGATATTACCGCAATGGAAATGGCTAAAACTAAAATCTTAAAGCAAAATTACGAACTTCAAAATTTCGTTTACGTTGTTTCGCATATGCTAAGGGCACCCGTTTCAACACTCAAAGCTCTTACGGGACTATATAATTCTTCAGAGAATGATTATTTGAGCAATGAGGAATTGGTGAGATTGATAGACAAGACGGTTTTCACACTTGATGATACTTTAATAGATTTGAATGAAACCTTATCACTTAAACACGTTTCGAAAGAACAATTTGAAGAAGTTGATCTGCATGAAATCATGAATAATATCGAATTGCTTTTGGCCAACGACATTGAGAGTAGTAAGGTTCAAATAAGCAGGGATTTTTCCGAAGTTCAAAAAATATTGGGGATTAAGCCATATTTAACGAATATTTTTTTCAACCTGATACAGAACGCTATCCATTATAAGTCTATGCATAGGATACTCCAAGTGAGGGTCATTTCAAATTGTTCACCAAATGGTGTTGTGTCGATTTCAGTATCCGATAATGGTATTGGAATGTCACTCAACGATTCAAAAAGAAAGAAAATATTCGATATGTATGGAAGGCTTAGTGGCTCAAGTAAGGGTAAAGGAATGGGACTTTACCTTGTAAAAACTCAAGTGGAGGCTATGGAAGGTTATATTGAGGTTGAGTCCAATCCTAATTCCGGTTCTGTTTTCACCGTCGTTATGAATGAAAATGAAAGAGTTAATTGGATGAGCCAGGTAAACTGA